In Lonchura striata isolate bLonStr1 chromosome 3, bLonStr1.mat, whole genome shotgun sequence, the sequence GCAGTGGTACAGCTGCCCTGCCAACTGAGAGAGACAAGGTTTGGGGCACTGCTTCCCTCACACATCCCACCCAGCACGGCTGCCAGCTCGGCAGAGCTCAGCCTTTGCATCCAGGCTGGGTGGCACCCGGCCTTTCTGCCTCCTGGGTTTGTCCCGGGAGTACTCACGGGGCAGGAGCGGGAGCAGAGCGGCAGCCAGCAGCACCcggagcagctccatggcagctGCAGCGCATGGGGCCACCAAGGGCTCAGCCCCCACCCGCAGCTCCAGCTGCACCGCCCACCGGCGCGGCGCCCCGCTGCCGGCGGTACAgctccgctccgccccgccggggccgccgctccTTCCCGGCCGCGCCACCGAGCGAGTCCCGGCCCCGGGGGCGCTGCGGCCCGTGCGGGAACCGCCGGGCGTGCGGCACATCCGCACCTCTTCCCCGGGCACACCCCCACCGCCTCCCGCCTGCCGAGCCCCCAGAGCACCCCCCGGCCCAGCCGGCAGGTGAGGAAGAAACTGCACAAGAACTCTGGGCCGTACCGCAGGGTACGGCTGTGCCCGGGACACACGCTCGGCCCTGCGgtggctggggcaggcagaggggaacggacgacacctgggacaggctagggtggcagctgctgtggaCTTAAGGGGAGGACGAGCTTCAGTCCTACAATATCCATGCTGCACAAGCATGAGCCAGACTGGAAACGCATCTGCTTTATTCTTCCTCAACCAAACACACCAAAACAAACTCCAAACCCCAGCACCGCTGGGCTTGGTGACACCAAGCACTTCCAGAACGCACCTGGCAGAACCAAATGCACCAAAACAAACTCCAAACCCCAGCACCGCTGGGCTTGGGTGACACCAAACACTTCCAGGACGCACCTGGCAGGACAACCTTGATTACTTGCAGTCAAGGCTGTGTCTTCATGCAGCAGAACTTCGTGCCACCTTCTTTATGACTCAAGGCACATTaattgaaataaagaaaaaacgtACAATAATTTCAACACAAACCCATCATTAAGGCATACGTTTTCCAAagatttttcttgaaaaaaacgaggaaatttttttggtgatgatTTCCAGCATTCACTTCATGCTGTTTTATGACCTCCTCATACCTACAGTTCAGCCTGAATTCAAAGAACCCAGTCACTCTCAACCCAGGAGCTTGGGTGGAGCAGCAATATTGCCTGATTTTCATACCCATCTGAATAGCTGGTGATCCTTTGGGAAGtccaaacaaaccaacagaGCCACCTTTCCTTGCCCTACAACTTGGCAAGCACCATATCGCAATACAAACATCAAAATAATCTTGAATTCTTTTGAAGAACCTGAGAACTAACTTAATACCCGAAACTCAGGGAAAAGGACAACTTCGTATGTGCCTTCTCCCCGCAACTATTCATCATACCAAGGACCAAGCTACTCCACGTTGAGCTTTGTTTTTATGTTCAtggctgccagctcagccacgAAGTAGCGGAAGAcatggggcacagggacaaCCTCGATGGTGTCCACCTCACTGCAGATGGAGCAGGAATacctcctgctgctggtcaCAGAGGAGCGGGACAGTTTCTCCAGCACAGGGGATGTCATGCTGCCGCAGCTTGTGCACACGTAGGCTACGGAGCCGTCGGAGCAGTTGAACAGGCGatcctgcagcaggaaggacGTGCCATGGGCCAGCAGAGCATCCCGTTCCATCTCGCCGAAGCGGATCCCACCTTCCACGTTCCTGCCCTTGACAGGCTGGTTGGTGACAGCATCTCGGGGCCCCGTGGTCCTCACCTGGAACTTGTCAGAGACCATGTGGCGCAGACGCTGGTAGTACACCACCCCCACAAAGATGTCAGCCTCCAGCTCCACCCCGCTGATGCCGCTGTACATCTTTTCTGTGCCAAAGAAGTTGTAACCTGCGCTTGCTAAAGTCTCACCAAAGTATTTCAGAGCAGACTTCTTCTCGGTGAAGGTGAAGGGAGTGGCATCATAGGAGACCCCATGTAGGGCTGCTGACTTCCCTGCCATGCTCTCAATTAACATCCCAATGGTCATGCGGGAGGGAAAGCCGTGAGGGTTGAAGAGGATGTCTGGAACCATCCCATTCTCTGTGAAGGGCATGTCCTCGACGGGCCAGAGCTGGCTCAGGATACCTTTCTGTCCGTGACGGCTGGCAAATTTGTCTCCAATAGTGGGATTTCGGGGAACCCTCACAGTGATGCAAACCTTCTTGAACTTCCCAGTGCCACGGTCATTGCTGCACAATCTAACGTTGTCCACAATGCCCACTTCCTTACTCCTGTGTAAGTGGAGGAACAATCATAGCAAAGGTGTCAGGCTTGATAATAATATcaataatattataatatactataataataataatgcatCCCACTGCCATTTCTATTGTGTTAAGGCAGCAGCCCCTCTCCCTACCACCAATAAACTCACACCATACTGATGGGATCCCAAAATAAAGAACTTGATGCTGTTCTTCAGTAGAGAGGGAAGTTCAGAACAGAAAGGGCAAAGTGTGAGCTTTGACAAGTGTCTTGCTCAGGGTTGTGCTTCTTCTATAGATGAGCCCTCAGCCTGATATTCCATGTGCCAGGGGTCTGCTGCAGGCTTGTTTAACTGTTATCATGTCCACATACAACCAGCACAggcaaatcacaaaaaaaaaaaaaaaaattctcctggGACAAGCCAGCTCTGCAGAACACACTGGCTTAGAGAAAAGATGTGATATATGTCTGGGAGTCACCTACAGCATGAACTTTATGCTCTCTGTCATGCCATGGACACTATTATGTGAGGAGAAAAGGGAACATCTGTAGGGGAAGGGCCAACTGCTCTCCCCACGGGgtgagcagagccaggagcgACAGGCTGTACTTACGGATAGTACACAGTGAAGGTCTCCCCTGTGTTGAGGTTCATGAAGCTGTAGAAGGGATCCCCAGGCTGCAGGATAGACCCAACAAAAGGCAGTCCATCAGCATCCAGCTTCTCCCCAATGTTTGGATCGCCAGGCTTGATGCCAAATACTAAATTatctcctgccctgctggcttTAAGGGAAAGGTCAATGCTCTCCGCCTTGATAACACTTCCATAAGCAAATCCTCTCTGCCAGGAAGATTTATTTACAATCTAAAAGGGAGAAACAAAAGCCTGTTAAAGACTTGCTGATAacttcaaaaaagaaaacatttacaaAGGTAAGCATCAGATCAAAATGGGAACATTGCCTTTTTAAAGTTTCCCAGTAAGTCACCATTCCAAAAAGCTCAAGCCTCATGTAACCccagtattttaaaaagctggaaGACCATGGCCTTGGACAAACGAAGCTCTGCTCTACTCCCAGAACACCCAGCTGTAACAACACAACCACTGTGCTGCTGAATCTGCTCAAAAGGTGTGAGGaccagcagagaaagaaagtgGGGTTTTTCTAGCTGAGTGTCACCCCTACTCCCAGTGCCCCACATCAAATTCCTTCACAGGACAgcaggattttttcccttctggtgGCTTACCATTGCATCTTCCATGTCATAGCCACTGTAGGAGATGACAGCCACGATGGAATTGGTGCCAACAGGATAGCTGTCCATCCCATAATAGTCATACATGCTGGGCCTCACCAGAGGGCTCTGAGGGGTGTGCAGGTGGTACAGCTTGTTATCTGAGCGATCCTTGTAGTTGTAAACAGGAAACCCCATAGTCTGCTTTcctggagggaaggagggaaactTGGATTTATTCCTCTGTGTATCTtgttaagaaaaaaagctggaaatacATACAAATTTAGAGGGATTATCAATCTTAACTCCCTTGGAATTTAATAATTGCCCTAAGCCCAGCTCTAATTTTTCTATGAACCACAATACACAATGCCTTTCACAGCATTTCATAAGGACTACatctacttttattttctcttctgcaatTTCAAAATTCCCATTAAGGTTACTGTGgtctttctggttttgcttacttgatttttttttttttttttgtgtgtgtttactTGTTTTGGAGGGagatgtatatatgtatatgtgtttTCTCCCCAGAGTTTCCCAGAGTGAGGCCTATGTTGTGTATTTCCAGGCCAAAAAGCATTTGCTTCTGCAGCATCAATATCCTGCCAAGGGAACTGAGTTTTGAACAGTCATATTGCTAATTGCAGAAAAGTATGAGAAAGAGGCAGTGCTTTAAGGACATCTTTCTGATAATACTGTCAGAAATTCAATATACTAGAGGTGTTATTGAGGTGTCAATCCCTCTGCCCAGTGTCTTGCAGCACTGGGTACTTCAGCACTTACCCATCTGGCACTGGTACATGTTCCGTGGACTTTGGTTGTGGTCAGAAAAGGGAATGAGATTGGCCACCACACTCAAAATGCTGTGAGGGAAGAGTTCCTGGTGAGTGGTCACTCCAGGCACCACCTCTGACTCCAGAGTGGCTACATTCATGAAGATCTGCAAACATCAAATTGGATAATGCTTGTTCACTGCCTTTTTTTAAagggaaggaaacaaaacaaagctgtCTCTGATGGCTTTCTGTCCATTTCAGTTTCAGCTGTGGCTGTCGCCTGCACTGCACTGTAGTGTATTAGCAAGAGAAATCAGACAGCAGCTGATAAACTACCTAGCACAGATTAGCTGTAAGGGAAGGAAGCCCGCAAACTTACAAGCCTGAAATATAAAACCGAAGTAATGTATCCTCTTTTCTGTCTCCCACTTTAATAGTTCCAAGTGGATGAGCTCCCCAGCAATCCACTTGGCTGCCCAGGAGCCACTTGGCAAACACAAAGTAACACAAGATGACATAGTACACACAACACAGCAATCCTTTACCTCAAATCTTCACAAAGGTAATACTGAGAGCAGATTTGAAGAGCTCAAAAAGATCTCTACAGTCCAGCTATGACATTTACCAGAAATCAATTTGCAGGAGTGAAAAACCGTCTTTCATCACCTATTCTAGCTCTTCAACACAAGCCTCATCCTCAGCTCCTTTCATAAATATTTACCAAACCCATTTTTGATGCCAGCTATCTCTGCAACATGGGAATATGCAAACCCCACCTGCTCCAGAGTCCCAATCCATTCATTCCTTCCATAGGACAGGTTCCTGACAGGCCGCACCATCCTACAAGGGTTAGTGAAAATGAAGAGTCCAGGATACAGGCTGGGTTTTCCTGTCATTGGGATAAGGACCACTTCTGCCCGTGCAGGAAATCTCTTCTCTTGTGTTATCTGTTGGTGCAAAGAAATAACAATCTAGAAACACTAAATTTAACTAAACTGCATCCACCTGGTCACTCAATGAAAATGTCAACCACAGTTGCAGCCATTAATAAAAAACTATAGAGAAGAGTttttagaaatacattttagaaaaaaactccaccaaaaaaataaagacagaataTGTCTTATCTtgccttttccaagaaaatgttctttcaaAATCTGTAACTTCATAAACCACCAGATGAAACATATGGatcaataaaaaaaagtaacacAAAAGCATACTCCAATACTAATATGCAGCCAAAGACAACTTactgggttaaaaaaaaaaaaaaaaaagaagcctaaGAAGTTCAAAACATTCCTATTTTTGACCACTGTATGTTGAAGACGTTTAGCTAAGAAACATTTCAAACAAGACAACAAACCTTGAAACGACGGAGAGTTTGTGCAATCTCGGGAGCCAGTTCCTGCTCTACCCAGCCCACCATGGAACCATCCAGCACAACTCTGTAGCATTCTGAGTAAGGCCGGCTTGGAGCTGCATCAATGGGGGTGACACCTGTGGCAAGAGGGGGTTGATGGACGGAACGgccaaaaacaagcaaacaaaacacagaagttACTGCATGTCTCAGTTCACACCTAGACATCAAAAAATTCTTGGCAAAACCATAGACAGGTtcaatggaaaatgaaaaacatttacAACTTAGAATGTCACTCCCCTATCCCTTTTTCTTACTGAAATAAGGATTCTTATTATTGTGGTAATCGTAAATGAACTTCAGTTCAAGTCAAGTCATTACAAAGTTACTACTTAGTCCAGTTTTTCAGAGCTGTAAGAAATTCCTTGTGCAATTCCTTGTGCTTCAGTGAACATCCTCACACTACAACACACAGCCGAGAGACACTGACATTGAATTTTGACACTGACATTGACAGGCTGATGTGCCTGTACAAGCAATGTGTTATTTACCACTAAGCAGAAGCCTAGTAAGTACAGGTCAAACTTGATTTCACTTCTCAACTGGGCAGTGTGCTGTGATGCTGTGTGAAAAAGCCTTCCCAGGcacggggctgcagggcagggaggtaAAAAAGGAGAACACAAACCATCAGGTCAGTGAAACATACCCAGGGAACATAACAAAGGTGGAATGTCTCTCACGGGCACCATCTCAGTGACAATTTCACACAGAGCTGTCATGTGGTTCATCAGCCCACAGGGCTCTCCGTCCGGGGTGTCCACAGGGCACAGGAAGCCCCAGGATTCGGGCAGCAGCTTGCGGACAGTCGTGGTTCTCATCTGGGAAAACGCTGCCCCTCTGTGTATGCAGCGGAAGTGGGAGAGGTAGCGGATGAAATTCAGCTTGTCCCCCACCACACAGAGACCACTGGCCTGCAACATGCCCAGCCCTAGGGAACAAAGGGAAGATTTATGTCAGGAACTCATCCAGCTTTAAGAAACACAGGATGATGTTACAAGACAGTTTCTTATTTTTCACAACCCCTAAAGATGCTCACATTGGATCCCAACAAGACAGGACCATGTGCACAGGCAACTCAGTGACCTGTAAGAGACCTAGAGACTTTAAATTCCAAGCTATTCCTTAAAATCTAGTTCCTTTTACAAATATGTGGAAGTAATTGCCAGTGAAGCAAACAGGAATTTGCAGCTGGTATGTTTTACCAAAATTCTGCAGGTCTTTAACCTAACTTCATTTCCTAGTATGACACACTGTCATACTGGACACTTCAGAGAAGCATCAAGTAAGTCTGAATATACATCAGCAAACCAGTTTCTCATCATTTAAGCTCATATGACTAAAGGAGAAATAATCTTTGGGAAAGCAAATCTAATTATTATCACTGTTTTGAACAATGGTAAATTTCATTTCAACTGTTCATCTGGGTAGAGGCTTTGCTCTCATAACTAACCTGTTCTATACCATGCACAATGCCTACGCTTGTGCATAAATCTTGTCTTTTTCCTTAACTATCCCTTTCTTCAAATCCCTTTTAGCAATTCAGTTACAGTGTATAATGTCTGCCTACAAGCAGTTGTTTCCAGTTGTTTCCAAAGAGCTCAATTTCACATTGTTCCTCATTCtgttttatgggaaaaaaaggaaaaaaagacaccTTAAGCCTGCAGATTTACCTGTTTTAGACCTCAGGTTACCAGTTGCAAGCAGATACTCAAATGGCTTGGTAAAGTCTGGTGCCAGGCTGAATGCCTTCACCAGGCTGTCTGTATTTAGGGTGACATCTGccttttctgctcttttctcCAAAACAAACCTAACAGACTGCAGCCAGGTTTCAAGCCTCTCCTACGGTTTAAAATGagagatttaaaattaatacaGAACAGGAAAGGCTCAAATTAGAACATCAGTTCTAATCTAGCACATCAGCTGCACATGCTACAGAACTCCTCTGAAATTAGCATGATTGACAACTTTTAAGGAACTGACAGTTTTCCAGACTTATTTCCAGCACTGACTTCATTCTGTCGAGATGCTGATGGTATATGTCAACATAGAACTAAAAGGAAAACACCCACCCAACAGCTTGGCAATCACTTCCACCCAGAATGGTGATGAGTCTGGCAAATGAAGTACAATAAGAGAATTTCATAAATTCATAAAGCACAGACAATCCAAAGCATAAATAGTACCTATAATCTGACCACAAAGACAACTCTGTATGCAGTGTACACTGTGTCTACTGTATGTTTTAGACTATTTAGGATCTTAGGATTGAAAAAAAAGGGGCTGTTAACTTTCCTGCTGATCTGACAGCAAGGGCTAGGCAGGAAAACAGTTTTTTCTGGTTCCTAGTAGATGTTTTTTATAGCACAAAAATGCCTCTCCAAGTTAATTTTCAAATCACTCAAGTAGTAGAGACATTTTTATAGTCTTTGTACAAAACTAAAGAAATGCTAAAGAAAATTCTGactaaaggggaaaaaatattaagaattaTGTAATAACTCAGGGGAGCATCTTATCAGGGGATGAGAACTACTATTCCACAGTGAATTTCTTGGGACATTCAAGCTTCTGAACACCACTACTCTCCTCccagaatcctaaaatttgtTATCCCTATAAAATGAATTGGAATAGATTAGTAGTAAGTTACCTGTTTAAATCAGAAGCATGTTACCAACTTTCTGATCCGTAAAGAAATGTAAAGACATGGGAGCCATGACCTTACCTTTAAGAACATAAGGAAGAGCTGTCCTGGGGTAAGCACCTCGTGATTCATAAGACTGTCTGGATTATCTTCCATGCATTCCCCTTTGGCAAAAGCATAGAGCTTCTGGGTCATCATACAGAGCAGGTAGAACTTTTCAGTTCTATTGGTCAGGTGAATACAGATACAATTGCTGaagggagagaaagaagaaggacAACTACCATAATCTCTTCATGCTAGCTTCATGTTCTTCAAGTGTCTCCTAAATAATTGTAaaccaattttttaaaaataaaagcctaaTAAGGCTAGTAGACGTAAACTACAAAACTTTTCTGTTAGCACTATCAGTGTCCTGCCACAGGAACTCCAAATCTCCACTGCTATTAAGCCATGTATGGAAAACTGTGGGCTGAGCAACAGTCCAGCACAAacgaaaaaaggaaaaccacaccTAATTCCTAAAGCTGGAAGAAGAACAAACACCTACTTtaccagaaaaattaatttttttagttgAATGCCTGCCACACTGACAGTCTCAAAGCCAATCTTTCCACTGCTTTCTAACTTATTTAATGAAAGAAGATTTTAAAGCATCTCTTTTCTGCCATTTCAGAAGATAAAAATTATTCAGagttgacagagattgtgtaAAACTGATAATAAACTGCAGTATTTCTGTTCACCAAATGGATCCTCAAGCAGTCACAGAGCTAGCTTTAACCTTCTCTTCCTCAACCTTTGTTTTTCATCAATGACATGACAAAGATCTAAAAAAAACCTGCCACCCTCTTGTGAAATTGTTTTGGGAATACTTGTATCAGTCCATTAAAATACATATCATCATAATACTCTCACATATGCTTATAAATTCAACACAATGACACTGGATCACAGCCACATACAGACCTCAGAATGAAATCTGCAGCCTGTTCATTGCTGTACCACTCAGGCAGGTTGAGTTTCACTCTGAAGCTCTTTCCCAGGTAATCCAGGACGTTTTGCTGTGTCAAACAGCCAGCATCCACCACCGCTCTCATCATCTCAGTAACACAGTTCGCATAAAAGGTGTCATCTTCCCTTCCTTTCACCAACTCTTCAAAAATCTGGTAGTCTGGGAAATTAACCAATGCCTGAGAGACAGTTTATTAGATCATAAAAATGAGGCCCATAACATCATCTGTCGACAATATATGGCTAAAGAACTAAGGTGGTATACACTAACCCCTGATTTAGGTTTTCAGTGCTCTAGATATGCCCTTCCACAATGAAAACTGCAAAATGCTCTGGGTTTGAGATCCTTAGAGAGTAATGCAGGGGATATTCATGCACTGATAATGATCTCCATCCAGACCATACATtagaaaaaccccacaaaaccatGAGCGTGTGactctcctctcttctcttgTCCCTACAGACACTTTCTCTGCTGCAGACTATTTGATTACAGTGTTACACAGTTTGGATGACCTTTCTCTAATGAGGATTAGAAGGCTGACTGAAAATACTCCAAGTGGAATTAGCTTTTTCTCgttaacttaaaataaaaatgctttgcaAAACTTCTGCATTTATTCAATATAGAAATGACAAGCATTCATTGCTTACCTTCAGAGCAAATCCCAAGGGGAGGAAGAACAACTCTTTGCGAAAAATGAAATTCACCATGACACAGCCATTTTCCAAGTAGTGAAGGTTCATATTTATTGCAGTATGCTCATCCTTGACACAGTGCATCACCACCCCTGCAAAAGACACAACATCAGCATAAGCTGCACAAAACCAAGTGGCTGCTGTGTCATGTTCAAGGAGGTGCGAGACAATTCATGAGAGAAACTTTGGTACTTGATGGCTGAGAACATGAGGCAGATTGCTCACTTCACTGTCAGTGTGCCACTTCAAATAAATACATGACCTCAAGTCAGCTCTTAGCTAAAGAGGGCTGCGTCTCAGGACAGCCAGTACATTTGCTGAGAGGTCTGGAAGATGCACAGTTTGTAAAGAAAGATCCAGGCCTCAACTATCCTGTCTATAACCTTTGGTTGTAGGACAGAGTAACATACAAATAGTGCTCCTAATGGCACTCTTATCTCTGTGTTTGggtggctgtgcagcagcagtgtttCCTGATCCAGCTCCACACTCCCATCTGcaggacaaagaaaaataaaacaaaaaaaggaccATCTAAACTGGCACTGACTTGAAATAAACCAGCATGGGACTACAGTGTGTGTTCAAGCAACATGGTCCAGTCAAATCAGCAACTGGCAATATGCTATTACATTTAAAATGCTATTTAACATTTGCTAGCTCAACTCaattttaaagtgattttgCTGAGTATACATTGACAAAAGGAAGGTATAGTCATGAAGCTAGTTTACTCTGCCTCCTGAATATTAAATCTGCCACCATGAAGTCTGGACAAAATCAGTGAAATTATGTCACTGGATTACACAATGACTTGTACTGAAAGTGGGGTTTTAGTTACACCTTCCACACAACAAAAGGTGACAGGTACTGTAAAGCCTGGAATAAAATCTCCTTGCTTCCCATGGGTAGCTCAGACAGTTCCCACAAGGCAAGTCCCTGCTTCTTGCTTGTACCATCATGGTGGCGTGTTTACCCTTTATTCTTATGTGCAgcaaaaaatattaacattacACAAGAACTGTAACAAAACAAACTACCAAAATTCAACTACAGATGGTCAGTCCTGTTTGTCCTCAAGCAGTAGTTACTAGGATGCTGCAAGAAACTGCTGAGCTTACCATACTCTGTGAAACCAGGGCCTCTGTTTTTCCACTTTTGTCTTGTCATTGCAAGAGGGAAGTTTCGCCTGGGCATAATCAGCATCCTGATTACTTTTTCTAAGCCATTGATTATAAAGTAGCCTCCCATTTCCTAGCAGGAGAAGTAAAACCATGTTAATATACTTAGAAACTCAGAACTGGCAttgaaagtgaaagaaaaaaaatgcctgtACTGTagacaaaacccaaactttTAATGGGAAATAGCAAGACATGATTCAGCACTACTTTTTGAAAGGCTACACTCCTTAGCAGGGGTCTATGAAGTATAAATGTAGCAGAATGCAAGGAAAAGGATGCACGTTCCACAAtttagaggaagaaaaaaccTTTGCGATCAATGGAACAACTCTGAATAGCTGACACTAACTTTTTAAAGTAAGCCCTATGAAGTTCTCATTTTGAGTTTATAAACCAGAAGGATTTTCAGAGCAAAAGATATCTGTCTGGTCACATACAAGCttactttttcaattttcttttgtagttttctctctctttttttgtgaGTTCAAAATGCAGTGCTAAATAAGTATGTATTCAATTATACACAGCTAACATGCTACTGGGAAGACAGGGAAAAAGCTGCAGAAGACAACTGGGAATGGAAATGTCTCTTTCAATGCCTATTCTACAAATCTTTCCTCACAGTCCCCTTCACAGCACTCTCAGTTGCTGTGTAGCAGCTGAGAGGTTCTATAACAAAACTGTAGGTATTGACACCAAACAGATCCCTGTGTTCAAGAACAGCCATGGCTGCAACTTCTCAAGCTGCTTCATCAAGCCCCCATAAACAATCTGCTTtcaagagaaaatggaaagtcaaacttgaaacaaaatataaatgttCAAGCCCTGCAAAGAGAAAGTGGCCTGACAGACTGCTCAGGTAAAACACAGACTTTCCTgaccctcaaaatccccattaCCTCTTCTTCCTCACGATGCTGCATAAGGTCTTGTGGAGAAAAACCATAGAGGTTGCACAATTTGGACTTCACCATGATTGGAATATATCCTAGGGGCTGTTTGATAGTCCCTTGTGGCGTGTCATTCAATGACCAGCTGATGTCGGCCTAAAACAACACAACACCAACAGTAAGAAAGTAAAGTTGCCCTTTTAATATCTCCTGCTATATTAACTGCACCTTTCATACAACCACAAACAGTTGAACGGACTTGTATCACTGTAAAATggtaacaataataaaaaaaggagcCAGTAGATACATGCATGAAGATTACACTCAGGGGAACAGTGAACATAGGTTTACAGAAGAAAATCATACAAGTCTAGAGTCAGGTAAAGAAGCTTCTGGGTGAGTAAACAAAGTTGGTCTAGCCTCCTTTGCCTTCCAGACCCTTCAGCAGAGCAGCCtaaatataaacaaaacaaacaaaaggcaGCCACAGGTAAGAAAAGTTCAGAAGGTTAACAGTTAAAAGTAGAAGACAGAAGTGTCGACTAAAAAGACATCCACACTACAGGCATGACaaaatctttcctttcttcacCTAGCACATTTGTGAGTGATcttaaaagcaagaaagaaaagcatgcaggaaaaaaaaatttattaacaAGTTCTGGCAGTGGGTCTGCAGGAAGACTGTGGGAGCAAAGAATCCTAACTTTACATGCAGAATGATGGGCTTTGAAAGAGCTGCTGTCC encodes:
- the POLR1B gene encoding DNA-directed RNA polymerase I subunit RPA2, whose product is MAGAGTGSRPDPHRLRRPRRGTAQRHLTSAHIESFNYAVSEGVYRAVQEVPSVEFALKDTRLALTLVGVSITPPAVPAGTVCQERRVFPAECRGVRSTYRGRITADISWSLNDTPQGTIKQPLGYIPIMVKSKLCNLYGFSPQDLMQHREEEEEMGGYFIINGLEKVIRMLIMPRRNFPLAMTRQKWKNRGPGFTEYGVVMHCVKDEHTAINMNLHYLENGCVMVNFIFRKELFFLPLGFALKALVNFPDYQIFEELVKGREDDTFYANCVTEMMRAVVDAGCLTQQNVLDYLGKSFRVKLNLPEWYSNEQAADFILSNCICIHLTNRTEKFYLLCMMTQKLYAFAKGECMEDNPDSLMNHEVLTPGQLFLMFLKERLETWLQSVRFVLEKRAEKADVTLNTDSLVKAFSLAPDFTKPFEYLLATGNLRSKTGLGMLQASGLCVVGDKLNFIRYLSHFRCIHRGAAFSQMRTTTVRKLLPESWGFLCPVDTPDGEPCGLMNHMTALCEIVTEMVPVRDIPPLLCSLGVTPIDAAPSRPYSECYRVVLDGSMVGWVEQELAPEIAQTLRRFKITQEKRFPARAEVVLIPMTGKPSLYPGLFIFTNPCRMVRPVRNLSYGRNEWIGTLEQIFMNVATLESEVVPGVTTHQELFPHSILSVVANLIPFSDHNQSPRNMYQCQMGKQTMGFPVYNYKDRSDNKLYHLHTPQSPLVRPSMYDYYGMDSYPVGTNSIVAVISYSGYDMEDAMIVNKSSWQRGFAYGSVIKAESIDLSLKASRAGDNLVFGIKPGDPNIGEKLDADGLPFVGSILQPGDPFYSFMNLNTGETFTVYYPSKEVGIVDNVRLCSNDRGTGKFKKVCITVRVPRNPTIGDKFASRHGQKGILSQLWPVEDMPFTENGMVPDILFNPHGFPSRMTIGMLIESMAGKSAALHGVSYDATPFTFTEKKSALKYFGETLASAGYNFFGTEKMYSGISGVELEADIFVGVVYYQRLRHMVSDKFQVRTTGPRDAVTNQPVKGRNVEGGIRFGEMERDALLAHGTSFLLQDRLFNCSDGSVAYVCTSCGSMTSPVLEKLSRSSVTSSRRYSCSICSEVDTIEVVPVPHVFRYFVAELAAMNIKTKLNVE